Proteins from a single region of Hordeum vulgare subsp. vulgare chromosome 6H, MorexV3_pseudomolecules_assembly, whole genome shotgun sequence:
- the LOC123406211 gene encoding glycerophosphodiester phosphodiesterase GDPDL4-like isoform X2 has translation MGRSGHACSVLGSLLLLLLLPLLGPAAAQKGSTWKTLSGNAPAVIAKGGFSGLFPDSSDAAYSFAAGPQDSALWCDVRLTKDAVGICLPDIKMDNCTTISDLFPKGKKTYRVNGVSTTGWFSVDYTGIELSNVTLLRAILSRTNRFDGSFQIVPVEVALSQYKAPTWLNVQHDSFYSQFNLSMRSYILSMSKQYTVDYISSPEVSFLKSLLGRVGRKTKLVFRFLDEGLVEPSTNQTYGSMLKNLSSIKTFASGILVPKHYIWPVTADNYLQPSTSVVDDAHKADLEIYAADFANDFALSYNYSYDPLAEYLRFIDNGAFCVDGLLTDFPITPLEAIGCFTNLNNTKADHGAPLVISHNGASGDHPDCTDLAYQKAVADGADVIDCAVQVTKDGIPICMSSIDLMDVTTVASSQFSSQAGVINDIKAVAGVYTFNLTWEDIANNLKPMISNPFGKSTLSRNPRSRNAGKFMRLSDFLAFAKGEDLSGIMITVEHASFMAEKLGFGVVDAVIKAVDDSGYSKQTAQKVMIQSTNSSTLVKFKQLAKYNLVYKIDEEVKDAAPSSLADIKKFADAVSVSIKSVYPETSNFLTNQTNPLVKSLQSAGLPVYVYLLMNEFLSQPYDFFSDATAQINALVHKGVEGGGVDGLITDFPGTAHRYKLNSCRKMGDKTPYYMLPPQRGGLLGVIPDKAALPPAMAPMPVLTDSDVAEPPLPPLQEQESWLVFDFQPRNPEDALAAFSVLSRSKIPGS, from the exons ATGGGGAGGAGCGGCCATGCCTGCTCCGTTCTTGggtcgctgctgctgctgctgctgctgccgctgctgggCCCCGCCGCGGCGCAGAAGGGCTCGACCTGGAAGACGCTGAGTG GCAATGCTCCAGCAGTCATAGCTAAGGGTGGTTTCTCCGGCCTATTTCCTGACTCCAGTGACGCTGCTTATTCGTTTGCTGCTGGCCCTCAGGATTCAGCCCTGTGGTGCGATGTTCGGTTAACCAAGGATGCCGTTGGCATCTGCCTTCCAGACATAAAAATGGATAACTGCACAACCATATCCGATCTTTTTCCAAAGGGAAAGAAGACCTACCGTGTAAACGGTGTGTCCACGACCGGGTGGTTCTCTGTGGACTATACAGGCATTGAACTGTCCAATGTAACTT TGCTGCGAGCAATCTTGTCTCGCACAAATAGGTTTGACGGAAGCTTCCAAATAGTTCCAGTTGAAGTTGCACTGTCACAATATAAGGCCCCTACTTGGTTGAATGTTCAG CATGACAGTTTTTACAGCCAGTTTAATCTGAGCATGAGAAGCTATATCCTGTCTATGTCAAAGCAATAcactgttgactacatctcatcCCCTGAAGTGAGCTTCCTCAAAAGTCTACTTGGAAGAGTTGGCAGGAAGACAAAGCTTGTGTTCCGTTTTCTTGATGAAGGCCTTGTCGAGCCATCAACAAACCAGACATATGGCTCAATGCTGAAAAATCTATCATCCATCAAGACTTTTGCTTCTGGAATACTTGTCCCCAAACACTATATCTGGCCTGTTACGGCAGATAATTATCTGCAACCCTCCACTTCAGTCGTGGATGATGCTCATAAGGCCGACTTAGAAATTTATGCTGCTGATTTTGCCAACGACTTTGCGCTCAGCTACAACTACAGCTATGATCCGTTAGCAGAATACCTTCGCTTCATCGATAATGGCGCCTTCTGTGTTGATGGTCTCTTGACTGATTTCCCTATCACTCCATTAGAGGCCATCG GTTGCTTTACTAACCTGAACAATACCAAGGCAGATCATG GGGCACCTCTAGTTATCTCCCACAATGGTGCTAGTGGCGACCATCCTGACTGCACTGACCTAGCTTATCAGAAGGCAGTTGCTGATGGTGCAGATGTCATTGACTGTGCTGTTCAAGTGACAAaagatggcataccaatatgcatGAGTTCCATTGACCTAATGGATGTCACTACTGTCGCATCCTCACAATTTTCTTCTCAAGCGGGTGTCATAAATGACATTAAGGCTGTTGCTGGAGTCTATACCTTCAACCTCACTTGGGAGGATATTGCAAACAACCTGAAGC CTATGATATCAAACCCATTTGGCAAGTCTACCCTATCAAGAAATCCCAGAAGCAGGAACGCAGGAAAATTCATGAGATTATCAGACTTCTTGGCTTTTGCAAAAGGAGAAGATTTGTCAGGAATCATGATTACCGTGGAG CATGCTTCATTCATGGCAGAGAAACTTGGGTTTGGTGTGGTAGATGCAGTGATCAAAGCTGTCGATGACTCCGGTTACAGCAAACAGACTGCCCAGAAAGTGATGATCCAGTCAACAAACAGCTCAACTCTAGTGAAGTTCAAGCAGCTGGCCAAGTATAACCTTGTGTACAAGATCGACGAAGAAGTGAAAGACGCCGCGCCTTCGTCCCTTGCAGATATCAAGAAGTTTGCGGATGCCGTTTCTGTCAGCATCAAGTCTGTTTACCCAGAGACGAGCAATTTCTTGACAAACCAGACGAATCCTCTTGTCAAGTCCCTGCAGTCTGCTGGCCTTCCAGTCTATGTCTATCTGCTGATGAACGAGTTCCTTTCTCAGCCGTATGACTTCTTCTCAGATGCCACGGCACAGATTAATGCCCTTGTGCACAAAGGTGTAGAGGGAGGGGGAGTGGATGGACTCATCACCGATTTCCCCGGGACGGCCCATAGATACAAAC TGAACTCGTGCAGGAAGATGGGGGACAAGACGCCCTACTACATGCTGCCTCCCCAGCGCGGCGGCCTCCTTGGGGTCATACCGGATAAAGCAGCATTGCCACCAGCAATGGCCCCAATGCCGGTGTTGACGGACTCGGACGTGGCGGAGCCGCCCCTTCCTCCT TTGCAGGAGCAGGAGTCGTGGTTGGTGTTCGATTTCCAGCCTCGCAACCCGGAGGACGCTCTCGCCGCCTTCTCCGTGTTATCCCGGAGCAAAATACCTGGTAGCTAA
- the LOC123406211 gene encoding glycerophosphodiester phosphodiesterase GDPDL4-like isoform X1, which translates to MGRSGHACSVLGSLLLLLLLPLLGPAAAQKGSTWKTLSGNAPAVIAKGGFSGLFPDSSDAAYSFAAGPQDSALWCDVRLTKDAVGICLPDIKMDNCTTISDLFPKGKKTYRVNGVSTTGWFSVDYTGIELSNVTLLRAILSRTNRFDGSFQIVPVEVALSQYKAPTWLNVQHDSFYSQFNLSMRSYILSMSKQYTVDYISSPEVSFLKSLLGRVGRKTKLVFRFLDEGLVEPSTNQTYGSMLKNLSSIKTFASGILVPKHYIWPVTADNYLQPSTSVVDDAHKADLEIYAADFANDFALSYNYSYDPLAEYLRFIDNGAFCVDGLLTDFPITPLEAIGCFTNLNNTKADHGAPLVISHNGASGDHPDCTDLAYQKAVADGADVIDCAVQVTKDGIPICMSSIDLMDVTTVASSQFSSQAGVINDIKAVAGVYTFNLTWEDIANNLKPMISNPFGKSTLSRNPRSRNAGKFMRLSDFLAFAKGEDLSGIMITVEHASFMAEKLGFGVVDAVIKAVDDSGYSKQTAQKVMIQSTNSSTLVKFKQLAKYNLVYKIDEEVKDAAPSSLADIKKFADAVSVSIKSVYPETSNFLTNQTNPLVKSLQSAGLPVYVYLLMNEFLSQPYDFFSDATAQINALVHKGVEGGGVDGLITDFPGTAHRYKLNSCRKMGDKTPYYMLPPQRGGLLGVIPDKAALPPAMAPMPVLTDSDVAEPPLPPVSNTTGPAPSHAASRIRTDAGVMLLVLCASLLI; encoded by the exons ATGGGGAGGAGCGGCCATGCCTGCTCCGTTCTTGggtcgctgctgctgctgctgctgctgccgctgctgggCCCCGCCGCGGCGCAGAAGGGCTCGACCTGGAAGACGCTGAGTG GCAATGCTCCAGCAGTCATAGCTAAGGGTGGTTTCTCCGGCCTATTTCCTGACTCCAGTGACGCTGCTTATTCGTTTGCTGCTGGCCCTCAGGATTCAGCCCTGTGGTGCGATGTTCGGTTAACCAAGGATGCCGTTGGCATCTGCCTTCCAGACATAAAAATGGATAACTGCACAACCATATCCGATCTTTTTCCAAAGGGAAAGAAGACCTACCGTGTAAACGGTGTGTCCACGACCGGGTGGTTCTCTGTGGACTATACAGGCATTGAACTGTCCAATGTAACTT TGCTGCGAGCAATCTTGTCTCGCACAAATAGGTTTGACGGAAGCTTCCAAATAGTTCCAGTTGAAGTTGCACTGTCACAATATAAGGCCCCTACTTGGTTGAATGTTCAG CATGACAGTTTTTACAGCCAGTTTAATCTGAGCATGAGAAGCTATATCCTGTCTATGTCAAAGCAATAcactgttgactacatctcatcCCCTGAAGTGAGCTTCCTCAAAAGTCTACTTGGAAGAGTTGGCAGGAAGACAAAGCTTGTGTTCCGTTTTCTTGATGAAGGCCTTGTCGAGCCATCAACAAACCAGACATATGGCTCAATGCTGAAAAATCTATCATCCATCAAGACTTTTGCTTCTGGAATACTTGTCCCCAAACACTATATCTGGCCTGTTACGGCAGATAATTATCTGCAACCCTCCACTTCAGTCGTGGATGATGCTCATAAGGCCGACTTAGAAATTTATGCTGCTGATTTTGCCAACGACTTTGCGCTCAGCTACAACTACAGCTATGATCCGTTAGCAGAATACCTTCGCTTCATCGATAATGGCGCCTTCTGTGTTGATGGTCTCTTGACTGATTTCCCTATCACTCCATTAGAGGCCATCG GTTGCTTTACTAACCTGAACAATACCAAGGCAGATCATG GGGCACCTCTAGTTATCTCCCACAATGGTGCTAGTGGCGACCATCCTGACTGCACTGACCTAGCTTATCAGAAGGCAGTTGCTGATGGTGCAGATGTCATTGACTGTGCTGTTCAAGTGACAAaagatggcataccaatatgcatGAGTTCCATTGACCTAATGGATGTCACTACTGTCGCATCCTCACAATTTTCTTCTCAAGCGGGTGTCATAAATGACATTAAGGCTGTTGCTGGAGTCTATACCTTCAACCTCACTTGGGAGGATATTGCAAACAACCTGAAGC CTATGATATCAAACCCATTTGGCAAGTCTACCCTATCAAGAAATCCCAGAAGCAGGAACGCAGGAAAATTCATGAGATTATCAGACTTCTTGGCTTTTGCAAAAGGAGAAGATTTGTCAGGAATCATGATTACCGTGGAG CATGCTTCATTCATGGCAGAGAAACTTGGGTTTGGTGTGGTAGATGCAGTGATCAAAGCTGTCGATGACTCCGGTTACAGCAAACAGACTGCCCAGAAAGTGATGATCCAGTCAACAAACAGCTCAACTCTAGTGAAGTTCAAGCAGCTGGCCAAGTATAACCTTGTGTACAAGATCGACGAAGAAGTGAAAGACGCCGCGCCTTCGTCCCTTGCAGATATCAAGAAGTTTGCGGATGCCGTTTCTGTCAGCATCAAGTCTGTTTACCCAGAGACGAGCAATTTCTTGACAAACCAGACGAATCCTCTTGTCAAGTCCCTGCAGTCTGCTGGCCTTCCAGTCTATGTCTATCTGCTGATGAACGAGTTCCTTTCTCAGCCGTATGACTTCTTCTCAGATGCCACGGCACAGATTAATGCCCTTGTGCACAAAGGTGTAGAGGGAGGGGGAGTGGATGGACTCATCACCGATTTCCCCGGGACGGCCCATAGATACAAAC TGAACTCGTGCAGGAAGATGGGGGACAAGACGCCCTACTACATGCTGCCTCCCCAGCGCGGCGGCCTCCTTGGGGTCATACCGGATAAAGCAGCATTGCCACCAGCAATGGCCCCAATGCCGGTGTTGACGGACTCGGACGTGGCGGAGCCGCCCCTTCCTCCTGTGAGCAACACCACAGGTCCGGCGCCCTCCCACGCCGCCTCCAGAATACGCACGGACGCCGGCGTGATGCTGCTGGTGCTATGCGCTTCTCTGCTTATCTGA